A DNA window from Sphingopyxis macrogoltabida contains the following coding sequences:
- a CDS encoding phosphotransferase family protein — translation MTLDAQKAFSGTVAPEGADVLDEAKLTAWMEAHVEGFEGPLTQGKFAGGQSNPTYKISAPSGNYVLRRKPFGPLLPSAHAVDREYKVQAGLHKAGFPVARQYGLCTDDDVVGSWFYVMGMVDGRTIWDGAMPGSTPENRHATYDAMIDTLAALHSVDIEAAGLSDFGKPGNYFGRQVDRWTKQYRLSETETMDEMERLIEWLPATLPEQTRTSVVHGDYRIDNMIFAHDRPEVLAVLDWELSTLGDPLADFTYVAMAWVTENGGRSGVMDLDRKALGIPELDEVVERYCAATGRDGVPDMNWYFAYNFFRLAGIIQGIKKRVIEGTASSQHARDMSERVRPLAEKAWDFAKKAGA, via the coding sequence ATGACGCTCGACGCGCAAAAAGCCTTCAGCGGCACCGTCGCGCCCGAGGGCGCCGATGTCCTCGACGAGGCGAAGCTCACCGCGTGGATGGAGGCCCATGTCGAGGGGTTCGAAGGTCCGCTGACGCAGGGCAAGTTCGCCGGCGGCCAGTCGAACCCGACGTACAAGATTTCGGCGCCGTCGGGCAATTATGTCCTCCGCCGCAAGCCCTTCGGCCCGCTGCTTCCCTCGGCGCATGCGGTCGACCGCGAGTATAAGGTGCAGGCGGGCCTGCATAAGGCCGGCTTCCCGGTGGCGCGCCAATATGGCCTGTGCACCGACGACGATGTCGTCGGGAGCTGGTTTTACGTCATGGGCATGGTCGACGGCCGGACGATCTGGGACGGCGCGATGCCGGGGTCGACGCCGGAGAACCGCCATGCGACTTACGACGCGATGATCGATACGCTCGCGGCATTGCACAGCGTCGATATCGAAGCCGCGGGCCTGTCTGACTTCGGCAAGCCCGGCAATTATTTCGGCCGCCAGGTCGACCGCTGGACGAAACAGTACCGGCTTTCCGAAACCGAAACGATGGACGAGATGGAGCGGCTGATCGAATGGCTGCCCGCGACGCTGCCCGAACAGACGCGCACCAGCGTCGTCCACGGCGACTATCGCATCGACAATATGATCTTCGCGCATGACCGGCCCGAAGTGCTCGCGGTGCTCGACTGGGAGCTGTCGACATTGGGCGATCCGCTGGCCGATTTCACCTATGTCGCAATGGCGTGGGTGACCGAGAATGGCGGTCGGTCGGGCGTCATGGACCTCGACCGCAAGGCGCTCGGCATTCCCGAACTCGACGAGGTGGTCGAACGTTATTGCGCCGCCACCGGCCGCGACGGCGTGCCCGACATGAACTGGTATTTCGCTTACAACTTCTTCCGCCTCGCCGGGATTATCCAGGGGATCAAGAAGCGCGTGATCGAGGGTACCGCCTCGTCACAACACGCAAGGGACATGTCCGAACGCGTCCGCCCGCTCGCCGAAAAGGCGTGGGATTTCGCGAAGAAGGCCGGGGCATGA
- a CDS encoding SDR family oxidoreductase produces the protein MNLFDLAGKVAIVTGSSRGIGRAIAEEYADHGAKVVITSRNIEPCEEVAAAINAKHPGHAIAVSSSLSSKESLQAMVDAGRAAFGPIDILVCNAASNPHYGPMETISDEALRKTLDHNIVAQHWLITMVVPDMRARASGSIILVSSIGGLRGTPIIGTYAITKAADIQMVKNLAREFGPSNIRINAIAPGLVKTDFAKALWENPENLKASTANACLGRIGEPREIAGAAVFLGSGAASFMTGQTVVVDGGVVV, from the coding sequence ATGAACCTGTTCGACCTCGCCGGCAAGGTCGCGATCGTCACCGGCTCGTCGCGCGGTATCGGCCGCGCGATTGCCGAGGAATATGCCGATCACGGCGCGAAGGTGGTGATCACCAGCCGCAATATCGAACCGTGCGAAGAGGTCGCGGCGGCGATCAACGCCAAACATCCCGGCCATGCAATCGCCGTGTCGTCGAGTCTGTCGTCGAAGGAATCGTTGCAAGCCATGGTCGATGCCGGGCGCGCGGCGTTCGGCCCGATCGACATCCTCGTCTGCAACGCGGCGTCGAACCCGCATTACGGGCCGATGGAGACGATCAGCGACGAGGCGCTGCGCAAGACGCTCGACCATAATATCGTCGCGCAGCACTGGCTGATCACGATGGTCGTGCCCGACATGCGGGCGCGGGCTTCGGGATCGATCATCCTCGTCTCGTCGATCGGCGGGCTGCGCGGCACGCCGATCATCGGGACTTATGCGATCACCAAGGCCGCCGACATCCAGATGGTCAAGAATCTGGCGCGCGAGTTCGGCCCCTCGAACATCCGCATCAATGCGATCGCGCCCGGTCTGGTCAAAACCGATTTCGCCAAGGCGCTGTGGGAAAATCCCGAAAATCTGAAGGCCTCGACCGCGAACGCGTGCCTCGGCCGCATCGGCGAGCCGCGCGAGATCGCGGGCGCGGCGGTATTCCTGGGGTCGGGCGCAGCGAGTTTCATGACCGGACAGACGGTCGTGGTCGATGGAGGTGTGGTGGTATGA
- a CDS encoding SDR family NAD(P)-dependent oxidoreductase yields MSGALDGKVAIITGAGSGIGRASALRFAAEGAKLVIGDKTAAVHDTAKLVKDAGGEVVALEIDAGVEADVASLVAAAQESYGALDIAFANAGIIGDMGGIFDFDPDAWAETLRVNLIGPALMVKHAGKAMVDQGRGGAIVLTASVAGINSGAGPGAYSASKAGVINLAKVAAQQLSTSGVRVNALCPGLTETGMTKPTFDYAKAKEVTHKLGQLNPLRRAAQPEELANVALFLASDQASYVNGQAIAVDGGLTSSHPVTRQLLGQTSH; encoded by the coding sequence ATGAGCGGAGCATTGGACGGCAAGGTCGCGATCATCACCGGCGCCGGTTCGGGAATCGGCCGCGCGAGCGCGCTGCGCTTCGCCGCCGAGGGTGCGAAGCTCGTTATCGGCGACAAGACGGCGGCGGTGCACGACACCGCAAAGCTGGTGAAGGACGCCGGCGGCGAGGTCGTCGCGCTGGAGATCGACGCCGGCGTCGAAGCCGATGTCGCCAGCCTCGTCGCGGCGGCGCAGGAAAGCTATGGCGCGCTCGATATCGCTTTCGCCAATGCCGGAATCATCGGCGACATGGGCGGCATCTTCGATTTCGATCCCGATGCCTGGGCCGAGACGCTGCGCGTCAATCTGATCGGCCCCGCGCTGATGGTGAAGCATGCCGGCAAGGCGATGGTCGATCAGGGCCGCGGCGGCGCGATCGTGCTGACCGCGAGCGTCGCCGGGATCAATTCGGGCGCCGGCCCCGGCGCCTATTCGGCGTCGAAAGCGGGGGTGATCAACCTCGCCAAGGTCGCGGCACAGCAGCTTTCGACGAGCGGCGTGCGCGTCAATGCGCTGTGCCCCGGCCTCACCGAAACGGGGATGACCAAACCGACCTTCGACTATGCCAAGGCCAAGGAAGTCACCCACAAGCTCGGCCAGCTCAACCCGCTGCGCCGCGCCGCGCAGCCCGAGGAGCTCGCCAATGTCGCGCTCTTCCTCGCGAGCGATCAGGCGAGCTATGTCAACGGACAGGCGATCGCGGTCGACGGTGGCCTCACCAGTTCGCATCCGGTAACGCGTCAGTTGCTCGGCCAGACCTCGCACTGA
- a CDS encoding aldo/keto reductase family protein, which produces MQYRQLGDSGIEVSAICLGSWLTYGVGVDDSAGRACVDAAFDAGINFIDTSNVYGRGAAESFLGDVLKARPRDSYVLATKLFFPMSDSDRGLSRAQIEKQIDASLTRLQTDYVDLYQCHRYDPDTPLEETMAALSDVVRSGKARAIGFSEWSPEQIEAALALAPPHVKFVSSQPQYSLIYRRAEAKVIPVSMANGIGQIVWSPLAMGVLSGKYTPGATPPAGTRAAGDDAAFMKLYMTDPVLEAVQRLRPVADKADCSVAQLAIGWVLAQPGITSAIVGASRPEQLRETAAAADLDIDPALLAEAAAILEGVRVS; this is translated from the coding sequence ATGCAGTACCGGCAGCTTGGCGACAGCGGGATCGAGGTTTCGGCGATCTGCCTCGGCAGCTGGCTGACCTACGGGGTCGGGGTCGACGACAGCGCCGGACGCGCCTGCGTCGATGCGGCCTTCGATGCCGGGATCAATTTCATCGACACGTCGAACGTCTATGGTCGCGGCGCTGCCGAAAGCTTTCTCGGCGATGTGCTGAAGGCGCGGCCGCGCGATAGCTATGTGCTCGCGACGAAGCTGTTTTTCCCGATGTCGGACAGCGACAGGGGGCTGAGCCGGGCGCAGATCGAAAAGCAGATCGACGCCAGCCTGACGCGGCTTCAAACCGATTATGTCGATCTCTATCAATGCCATCGCTACGACCCAGACACCCCGCTCGAAGAGACGATGGCGGCGCTGTCCGACGTCGTGCGCAGCGGCAAGGCGCGCGCGATCGGCTTTTCCGAATGGTCGCCCGAACAGATCGAGGCGGCGCTCGCGCTTGCGCCGCCGCACGTCAAATTCGTGTCGAGCCAGCCGCAATATAGCCTGATCTATCGCCGCGCCGAGGCGAAGGTGATCCCGGTCAGCATGGCGAACGGCATTGGCCAGATCGTCTGGTCACCGCTCGCGATGGGCGTGCTCAGCGGCAAATATACGCCGGGCGCAACGCCGCCCGCCGGCACCCGCGCGGCAGGCGACGATGCGGCGTTCATGAAGCTCTATATGACCGACCCGGTGCTCGAAGCCGTGCAACGGCTGCGGCCGGTCGCCGACAAGGCGGACTGCAGCGTGGCGCAGCTCGCGATCGGCTGGGTCCTGGCGCAGCCGGGCATCACCAGCGCAATCGTCGGCGCAAGCCGCCCCGAGCAGCTCCGCGAGACTGCCGCAGCGGCCGACCTCGATATCGACCCCGCCTTGCTCGCCGAGGCTGCCGCCATCCTCGAAGGAGTTCGCGTTTCGTGA
- a CDS encoding serine hydrolase domain-containing protein, protein MIQGFDTARLDRIPAFLAARYVDTGRLPHAATLVSRRGEIAHRSCIGEARPGEALKDDAIYRIASMTKPITSVAFMMLVEEGKVALSDPLVKYCPEFADTGVFVAGGGNVPFLTRPPTQPIRMVDLLRHTAGLTYGFQERTPVDAAYRKARIDDFDADYTMESFIAGLAKIPLQFDPGAHWNYSMATDVLGAVIERIEGKPFGEVLHERIFAPLGMVDTGFKVPAEQQHRLTDAYAFHPKDKMQGFDGGARSRWAKDRSFESGGGGLASTVDDYHRFCLMLLGGGKLGDTRIISRKTLDLMTSNHLVGGGDLTQHSVGIFSEDENAGVGFGLGFAVTLDPAAAGIPGSAGDYYWGGMFSTGFFVDPVEEICMVFMTQLMPSSTYPVRREVKTLVHAAIDD, encoded by the coding sequence GTGATACAGGGTTTCGACACCGCGCGGCTGGACCGCATCCCCGCCTTCCTCGCCGCCCGATATGTCGACACCGGACGGCTGCCGCACGCGGCGACGCTCGTCTCGCGGCGCGGCGAGATCGCGCATCGCTCGTGCATCGGCGAGGCGCGCCCCGGCGAGGCGCTGAAGGATGATGCGATCTATCGCATCGCCAGCATGACCAAACCGATCACCAGCGTCGCCTTCATGATGCTGGTCGAGGAGGGCAAGGTCGCGCTGTCGGACCCGCTGGTAAAATATTGCCCCGAGTTTGCGGACACCGGCGTCTTCGTCGCCGGCGGCGGCAACGTCCCCTTCCTCACCCGCCCGCCGACGCAGCCGATCCGCATGGTCGACCTGCTGCGCCACACCGCGGGCCTGACCTATGGCTTCCAGGAGCGCACGCCGGTCGACGCCGCCTACCGCAAGGCGCGGATCGACGATTTCGACGCCGATTACACGATGGAAAGCTTCATCGCAGGGCTGGCGAAGATCCCGCTGCAATTCGATCCCGGCGCGCACTGGAATTATTCGATGGCGACCGACGTGCTCGGCGCGGTGATCGAGCGGATCGAAGGCAAGCCGTTCGGCGAGGTGCTGCACGAACGCATCTTCGCCCCGCTCGGCATGGTCGATACCGGCTTCAAGGTGCCCGCCGAGCAGCAGCACCGGCTGACCGACGCCTATGCCTTTCATCCCAAGGACAAGATGCAGGGTTTCGACGGCGGCGCGCGCAGCCGCTGGGCGAAGGACCGCAGCTTCGAATCAGGCGGCGGCGGGCTCGCTTCGACGGTCGACGATTATCACCGCTTCTGCCTGATGCTGCTCGGCGGCGGCAAGCTCGGCGACACGCGGATCATCAGCCGCAAGACGCTCGATCTGATGACGTCGAACCACCTCGTCGGCGGCGGCGACCTGACGCAGCACAGCGTCGGCATTTTCAGCGAGGACGAAAATGCCGGCGTCGGCTTCGGCCTCGGCTTCGCGGTCACGCTCGATCCGGCGGCGGCCGGCATCCCGGGTTCGGCCGGCGACTATTATTGGGGCGGCATGTTCTCGACCGGCTTCTTCGTCGATCCGGTCGAGGAAATCTGCATGGTGTTCATGACCCAGCTCATGCCCTCCTCCACCTATCCCGTGCGGCGCGAGGTCAAGACCCTCGTCCACGCCGCGATCGATGACTGA
- a CDS encoding 3-hydroxyacyl-CoA dehydrogenase NAD-binding domain-containing protein encodes MSEETPNSVTMEKDGEVAVVIVNNPPVNALSWHVREGLANHFAAALADDSVKAIVLRCDGSTFIAGADISEFGKAPRGPDFNAVLNSIEAATKPVVAAIHGTALGGGLETALVCHYRVAVPSAKLGVPEVKLGLLPGAGGTQRLPRVVGVEAAATMTSLGEPIPAAKAKDLGLVDALAGEDSLAADAIAFARTKIADGPRPTRERKVFGDVAVIEQLKAANAKRWRGFDAPYANLACVEAATRLPFDEGLAFEREEFTKLMFGSQSAAQRHIFFAERQAAKIDGLPKDIKLRDIKRVGIIGAGTMGGGIMMNFLQKGIACTIVEMQQDALDRGLGVIRKNYDASAAKGRFKPEQVDQMMGLVTPSLDLKALADCDLIIEAVYEDMGVKKEIFGKLDKIAKPGAILASNTSYLDVNEIAAATSRPGDVLGMHFFSPANVMKLLEVVRGDKTADDALATAMAIGKKIGKVAVVAGVCHGFIGNRMLTPRQIEAQKLLLEGATPAQVDKVHTDFGMPMGPFQMSDLAGVDIGWHRDPNRIESIRDALCAEGRWGQKKQAGFYDYDDKRNPSESARVAEIIDEFRKKAGIEKREVTDQEIVERTLYPMVNEGALILAEGKAQRASDIDVVWIYGYGWPVYRGGPMFWAGLEGTDKIAAALESHGFEVAPLLKEKAAAKAGF; translated from the coding sequence ATGTCCGAAGAAACCCCCAACAGCGTCACGATGGAAAAGGACGGCGAAGTCGCCGTCGTCATCGTCAACAACCCGCCGGTCAACGCGCTGAGCTGGCATGTCCGCGAAGGGCTGGCCAATCATTTCGCCGCGGCGCTGGCCGACGATAGCGTCAAGGCGATCGTGCTGCGCTGCGACGGCAGCACCTTCATCGCCGGCGCCGACATCAGCGAGTTCGGCAAGGCGCCGCGCGGTCCCGATTTCAACGCGGTGCTGAACAGCATCGAAGCCGCGACCAAGCCGGTCGTCGCCGCGATCCACGGGACAGCCCTTGGGGGAGGCCTCGAGACCGCACTCGTCTGCCATTATCGCGTCGCCGTGCCTTCGGCGAAGCTCGGCGTCCCCGAAGTCAAGCTCGGCCTGCTGCCCGGTGCCGGCGGCACGCAGCGCCTGCCGCGCGTCGTCGGGGTCGAGGCCGCGGCGACGATGACCTCGCTCGGCGAGCCGATTCCGGCCGCCAAGGCGAAGGACCTCGGCCTTGTCGACGCCCTCGCGGGCGAGGACAGCCTGGCCGCCGATGCGATCGCCTTTGCCCGCACCAAGATCGCCGACGGCCCGCGCCCGACGCGCGAACGCAAGGTGTTCGGCGACGTCGCGGTGATCGAACAGCTCAAGGCGGCGAACGCCAAGCGCTGGCGCGGTTTCGACGCGCCTTATGCCAACCTCGCCTGCGTCGAGGCGGCGACCCGGCTGCCGTTCGACGAGGGCCTCGCCTTCGAACGCGAGGAATTCACCAAGCTGATGTTCGGCAGCCAGTCGGCGGCACAGCGCCACATCTTCTTCGCCGAGCGTCAGGCGGCAAAGATCGACGGCCTGCCCAAGGATATCAAGCTGCGCGACATCAAGCGCGTCGGCATCATCGGCGCCGGCACGATGGGCGGCGGCATCATGATGAACTTCCTGCAAAAAGGCATCGCCTGCACGATCGTCGAAATGCAGCAGGACGCGCTCGACCGCGGCCTCGGCGTCATTCGCAAGAATTACGACGCGTCGGCCGCCAAGGGCCGCTTCAAGCCCGAACAGGTCGACCAGATGATGGGGCTGGTCACCCCCTCGCTCGACCTCAAAGCGCTCGCCGACTGCGATCTGATCATCGAGGCGGTCTATGAGGATATGGGCGTCAAGAAGGAGATCTTCGGCAAGCTCGACAAGATCGCCAAGCCCGGCGCGATCCTCGCGTCGAACACCAGCTATCTCGACGTCAACGAGATTGCGGCGGCGACCAGCCGCCCCGGCGACGTGCTGGGCATGCACTTCTTCTCGCCCGCCAACGTCATGAAGTTGCTCGAGGTCGTGCGCGGCGACAAGACCGCCGACGACGCCCTCGCCACCGCGATGGCGATCGGCAAGAAGATCGGCAAGGTTGCGGTGGTCGCGGGCGTCTGCCACGGCTTCATCGGCAACCGCATGCTCACGCCGCGCCAGATCGAAGCCCAGAAACTGCTGCTCGAAGGCGCGACCCCGGCGCAGGTCGACAAGGTCCACACCGATTTCGGTATGCCGATGGGCCCGTTCCAGATGTCGGACCTCGCCGGCGTCGACATCGGCTGGCACCGCGACCCGAACCGGATCGAAAGCATCCGCGACGCGCTGTGCGCCGAGGGCCGCTGGGGCCAGAAGAAGCAGGCGGGCTTCTACGACTATGACGACAAGCGCAATCCGTCGGAAAGCGCCCGCGTCGCCGAGATCATCGACGAATTCCGCAAGAAGGCGGGGATCGAAAAGCGCGAGGTGACCGATCAGGAGATCGTCGAGCGCACGCTCTATCCGATGGTCAACGAAGGCGCGCTGATCCTCGCCGAGGGCAAGGCGCAGCGCGCGTCGGACATCGATGTCGTGTGGATCTATGGCTATGGCTGGCCGGTCTATCGCGGCGGCCCGATGTTCTGGGCCGGGCTGGAAGGCACCGACAAGATCGCCGCCGCGCTCGAAAGCCACGGCTTCGAGGTCGCGCCGCTGCTCAAGGAAAAGGCGGCGGCGAAGGCCGGCTTCTGA
- the mmsB gene encoding 3-hydroxyisobutyrate dehydrogenase, translating to MKIAFIGLGNMGGGMAANLAKAGHDVRAFDLSEEALARAAEAGCTRAASAAEAVTGAEAVVTMLPAGKHVASVYEADVFPNATPGTLLLDCSTIDVATARSNIEAATAKGLVAVDAPVSGGIAAANAGTLTFMVGGTDEGFARAEPILAKMGKAVIHAGDAGAGQGAKICNNMLLGASMVATCETLALAQKLGLDPQKFFDIASVSSGQCWSLTSYAPLPGVGPATPADNGYKGGFAAALMLKDLRLAMEAAASVDADVPMGSKARELYEAFVEADKDGRDFSAIIQTLQD from the coding sequence ATGAAAATCGCCTTTATCGGACTAGGCAATATGGGCGGCGGGATGGCCGCGAACCTGGCGAAGGCGGGGCATGACGTCCGCGCCTTCGACCTGAGCGAAGAAGCACTGGCGCGCGCCGCCGAGGCCGGCTGCACCCGCGCCGCGTCGGCCGCCGAAGCCGTGACCGGCGCCGAAGCCGTCGTCACCATGCTCCCGGCGGGCAAGCATGTCGCGTCGGTCTACGAAGCCGACGTCTTCCCCAACGCCACTCCGGGCACGCTGCTGCTCGACTGCTCGACGATCGACGTTGCCACCGCGCGTTCGAACATCGAAGCCGCGACCGCGAAGGGCCTCGTTGCGGTCGATGCGCCGGTTTCGGGCGGCATCGCCGCCGCCAATGCGGGGACGCTGACCTTCATGGTCGGCGGCACCGATGAAGGCTTCGCGCGCGCCGAACCGATCCTCGCCAAGATGGGCAAGGCGGTGATCCACGCCGGCGACGCGGGCGCGGGACAGGGCGCGAAGATTTGCAACAACATGCTGCTCGGCGCCTCGATGGTCGCGACGTGCGAGACGCTCGCGCTCGCGCAGAAGCTCGGGCTCGATCCGCAGAAATTCTTCGACATCGCCTCGGTCAGCTCGGGCCAGTGCTGGTCGCTGACCAGCTATGCGCCGCTGCCCGGCGTCGGACCGGCGACCCCCGCCGACAATGGTTACAAGGGCGGCTTTGCCGCGGCGCTGATGCTCAAGGATCTCCGCCTCGCGATGGAAGCTGCGGCGAGCGTCGACGCCGATGTCCCGATGGGATCGAAGGCGCGCGAGCTTTACGAAGCCTTTGTCGAGGCCGACAAGGACGGCCGCGACTTTTCGGCGATTATCCAAACCTTGCAGGACTGA
- a CDS encoding enoyl-CoA hydratase-related protein produces the protein MTYETLLVETRGAVTLVTLNRPQALNALNSGVLEDLIAVFAAFEADDSQRCAVLTGSGDKAFAAGADIKEMADKPAADFYLEDFFSKWTSDFVKKVRKPWIAAVNGFALGGGCELAMMADFIIASDKAKFGQPEIKLGVAPGMGGSQRLTRAIGKAKAMEMCLTGRMMDAAEAERSGLVARVVEHAGLVDEAVKTATTIASMPPMAAMVNKDMVNAAFETSLDQGLIYERRLFQILAATEDKAEGMAAFIEKREGVWKGR, from the coding sequence ATGACCTACGAAACCCTCCTCGTCGAAACGCGCGGCGCTGTCACTTTGGTGACGCTCAACCGTCCGCAGGCGCTGAACGCGCTAAACTCGGGTGTCCTGGAAGACCTTATTGCAGTCTTCGCCGCCTTCGAAGCCGACGACAGCCAGCGCTGCGCCGTGCTCACCGGATCGGGCGACAAGGCGTTCGCCGCGGGCGCCGACATCAAGGAGATGGCCGACAAGCCGGCCGCCGATTTCTATCTCGAGGACTTCTTCTCGAAATGGACGAGCGACTTCGTGAAGAAGGTGCGCAAGCCGTGGATCGCGGCGGTCAACGGTTTCGCGCTCGGCGGCGGGTGCGAGCTCGCGATGATGGCCGACTTCATCATCGCCAGCGACAAGGCGAAATTCGGCCAGCCCGAAATCAAGCTCGGCGTCGCCCCCGGCATGGGCGGGTCGCAGCGGCTGACGCGCGCGATCGGCAAGGCGAAGGCGATGGAAATGTGCCTGACCGGCCGGATGATGGACGCCGCCGAGGCCGAGCGCTCGGGGCTTGTCGCGCGTGTCGTCGAGCATGCGGGCCTCGTCGATGAAGCGGTGAAGACCGCGACCACGATCGCATCGATGCCGCCGATGGCCGCGATGGTGAACAAGGACATGGTCAACGCCGCCTTTGAAACCAGCCTCGACCAGGGGCTGATCTACGAACGCCGCCTGTTCCAGATCCTCGCCGCGACCGAGGACAAGGCCGAAGGCATGGCCGCCTTCATCGAGAAGCGCGAAGGCGTGTGGAAGGGGCGGTGA
- a CDS encoding enoyl-CoA hydratase/isomerase family protein — translation MTPESTNDVLISTDGRVGRLSLNRPKAIHALNLPMCQAMIDALLKWQGDDSVEAVIIDHSEGRGFCAGGDIRMLAESGAKDGEEARFFFHTEYRLNHLLFTYAKPVVAFMDGITMGGGVGISQPAKYRVATEHTRFAMPETGIGLFPDVGGGWYLPRLEGRVGVFLALTGARLDGADCLALGLATHYLPSEKLAEAKDRIAAHPDRIGGILGDLAVTAPPAAITGQIDKINRLFASDTYEDILAALEADGGEWAAKELDALRTKSPQTCKVALRQLKEGGEMHDFAAQMTQEYAIGSRVVAMHDFIEGVRALIVDKDNSPKWDPPTPEAITDDWIDAIFAPLPENEKWTPLS, via the coding sequence ATGACCCCAGAATCTACAAACGATGTCTTGATCTCGACCGACGGCCGCGTCGGCCGCCTGTCGCTCAACCGCCCCAAGGCGATCCACGCGCTCAACCTGCCGATGTGTCAGGCGATGATCGATGCGCTGCTGAAATGGCAGGGCGACGATAGCGTCGAGGCGGTGATCATCGACCATAGCGAAGGGCGCGGCTTCTGCGCCGGCGGCGACATCCGCATGCTTGCGGAGAGCGGCGCGAAGGACGGCGAGGAGGCGCGTTTCTTCTTCCACACCGAATATCGCCTCAATCATCTGCTCTTCACCTATGCCAAACCCGTCGTCGCCTTCATGGACGGCATCACGATGGGCGGCGGCGTCGGCATTTCGCAGCCGGCGAAATATCGCGTCGCGACCGAACATACGCGCTTCGCGATGCCCGAGACCGGGATCGGTCTGTTCCCCGACGTCGGCGGCGGCTGGTACCTGCCGCGCCTCGAAGGCCGCGTCGGCGTGTTCCTCGCGCTCACCGGCGCGCGGCTCGACGGCGCCGATTGCCTCGCGCTCGGCCTCGCGACGCATTATCTGCCGTCGGAGAAGCTCGCCGAGGCCAAGGACCGCATCGCCGCGCATCCCGACCGCATCGGCGGCATCCTCGGCGACCTCGCGGTCACCGCGCCGCCCGCCGCGATCACCGGGCAGATCGACAAGATCAACCGGTTGTTCGCGAGCGACACCTATGAGGACATCCTCGCCGCGCTCGAAGCCGATGGCGGCGAATGGGCGGCGAAGGAACTCGATGCGCTGCGCACCAAGAGCCCGCAGACGTGCAAGGTCGCGCTCCGCCAGCTCAAGGAGGGCGGCGAGATGCACGATTTCGCCGCGCAGATGACGCAGGAATATGCGATCGGCAGCCGCGTCGTCGCGATGCACGACTTCATCGAGGGCGTGCGGGCGCTGATTGTCGACAAGGACAACAGTCCGAAATGGGACCCGCCGACGCCCGAGGCGATCACCGACGACTGGATCGACGCGATCTTCGCGCCGCTGCCCGAAAACGAGAAATGGACCCCGCTTAGCTGA
- a CDS encoding acyl-CoA dehydrogenase family protein: protein MTDQFQLTDDQLAIQDMARKFTADRITPFAAEWDEKGHYPVDVWKAAGELGFGAIYVAEESGGIGLGRLEAALIMEAMAYGCPATSAYVSIHNMATWMIDRFGGAEIKARFLPELVSMEKIASYCLTEPGSGSDAAALKTTAKKDGDHYVLNGTKQFISGAGYNDIYVCMVRTGEEKSKGISCLVIEKDTPGLSFGAPEKKLGWNASPTAQVIFEDCRVPVENLVGAEGDGFRFAMAGLDGGRLNIGACSLGGAQRCLDEAIAYSKDRQQFGQPIADFQNTQFMLADMATDLEASRALLYLAAAKVTANAPDKSRFSAMAKRLATDNGSKIVNDALQLFGGYGYLRDYPIERFWRDLRVHSILEGTNQVMRMIVGRDLLRQ from the coding sequence ATGACCGACCAGTTCCAGCTTACCGACGACCAGCTCGCCATCCAGGATATGGCGCGCAAATTCACTGCCGACCGCATCACGCCCTTCGCGGCCGAGTGGGACGAGAAAGGCCATTATCCCGTCGATGTCTGGAAGGCGGCGGGCGAGCTCGGTTTCGGCGCCATTTACGTCGCCGAGGAATCGGGTGGTATCGGGCTCGGCCGGCTTGAGGCGGCGCTGATCATGGAGGCGATGGCCTATGGCTGCCCCGCGACCAGCGCCTATGTCTCGATCCACAATATGGCGACATGGATGATCGACCGCTTTGGCGGCGCCGAGATCAAGGCGCGCTTCCTGCCCGAACTCGTCAGCATGGAGAAGATCGCGAGCTATTGCCTCACCGAACCGGGCTCGGGGTCCGACGCCGCGGCGCTCAAGACCACGGCGAAGAAGGACGGCGACCATTATGTGCTGAACGGCACCAAGCAGTTCATCTCGGGCGCCGGCTACAACGACATCTACGTCTGCATGGTCCGCACCGGCGAGGAAAAATCGAAGGGCATTTCCTGCCTCGTCATCGAAAAGGATACGCCGGGTCTGAGCTTCGGGGCGCCCGAGAAAAAGCTCGGCTGGAACGCCTCCCCGACCGCGCAGGTGATCTTCGAGGATTGCCGCGTGCCGGTCGAAAATCTGGTCGGTGCCGAGGGCGATGGTTTCCGTTTCGCGATGGCGGGGCTCGACGGTGGCCGCCTCAACATCGGCGCCTGCTCGCTCGGCGGTGCGCAGCGCTGCCTCGACGAGGCGATCGCCTATAGCAAGGACCGCCAGCAGTTTGGGCAGCCGATCGCCGATTTCCAGAACACCCAGTTCATGCTCGCCGACATGGCGACCGACCTCGAAGCCTCGCGCGCGCTGCTTTATCTCGCGGCAGCGAAAGTCACCGCGAACGCCCCCGACAAGTCGCGCTTCTCGGCGATGGCGAAGCGGCTCGCGACCGATAACGGCAGCAAGATCGTCAACGACGCGCTGCAGCTGTTCGGCGGTTACGGCTATCTGCGCGACTATCCGATCGAGCGTTTCTGGCGCGACCTGCGCGTCCATTCGATCCTCGAAGGCACCAACCAGGTGATGCGGATGATTGTCGGAAGGGACCTGCTGCGCCAATGA